In a genomic window of Polycladomyces abyssicola:
- a CDS encoding helicase-associated domain-containing protein — protein MNITLCFRSLSPSVRSRIAEWHGLADEEAERLPERLSDTEFLRKIREGMDEAEQAWMDHFTFVVGSGVWSGRDLGKREGVRFLPSVSLRVALLRLRQKGLVYAVRSAGGQLGHLCPEEVRRAWFRLRWGEQRTIRPVFDVQAEELAGGGLYQDLFQFLILIHQHSPRLTQDGRLYKRTAQKWNAELEIETEALHHTPWDTNGESDDQPPALKLVWHLAHDWDLVEVVEDRLVLREAVVREWLHMSERVAQRRLYDWVKRRLLQDNPGREAWWWGLEEAGRDWTPVDGGGNSVPYGEKPNLSQIRQWLRSLQAMGWVDLGRNRKRSYWRWSNCSPFADHLVETADKGFVKPDFEVLIPFTFPMAERWQLAQFADYVGGDRMLTYLLTVESVRRGRAQGMSTGEILSALEQIGDSPLPDNVRIGVGQWAAQAGRITFRTCVLLECQDERLADELEQHPEIGPRLQKRISPTAFQVTAEEIAQLQELLDGQGYPFLPGLLEETEKMWWRLPPPPSLGSVGSRFSDRAMGKAGQLVDAYPEINEAVPGIQHLPRMWTSGLRAYHRTTVLDMVRKAAEWDLEMMATREGAEPIQFFPKQVDNVGGHWLIRGQNRRGGEDHWKLEELSAVQILIPDELRR, from the coding sequence GTGAACATCACGCTGTGTTTTCGATCCTTGTCCCCGTCTGTCCGTTCCCGGATTGCCGAATGGCACGGTTTGGCGGATGAAGAAGCGGAACGACTGCCCGAACGATTGTCCGATACCGAATTTTTACGGAAGATACGGGAAGGTATGGACGAGGCCGAACAGGCGTGGATGGATCATTTCACTTTTGTGGTCGGCAGTGGTGTGTGGAGCGGACGGGATTTGGGAAAACGGGAGGGAGTGCGCTTCTTGCCGTCGGTGTCGCTGCGTGTCGCTCTGCTGCGGCTCAGGCAAAAGGGATTGGTCTATGCCGTTCGCAGTGCGGGTGGACAGTTGGGCCACCTATGCCCGGAAGAGGTTCGCCGGGCATGGTTTCGTCTGAGATGGGGGGAGCAGCGGACAATCCGTCCGGTTTTCGACGTTCAAGCGGAAGAATTGGCCGGAGGCGGTTTATACCAGGACCTGTTTCAATTTTTGATCTTGATTCACCAGCATTCACCCCGGTTGACGCAAGACGGACGTTTGTACAAGCGGACCGCGCAAAAATGGAACGCGGAATTGGAGATAGAAACGGAAGCGTTACACCACACCCCGTGGGACACAAACGGCGAAAGTGACGATCAACCACCTGCGTTGAAATTGGTCTGGCATCTGGCACATGATTGGGATCTGGTTGAGGTGGTGGAGGACCGGCTTGTCCTGCGGGAAGCGGTGGTGAGGGAATGGTTGCACATGTCGGAACGGGTGGCACAGCGTCGGTTGTACGATTGGGTGAAACGGCGGCTGCTTCAGGATAATCCGGGCAGAGAAGCATGGTGGTGGGGTTTGGAGGAAGCGGGAAGGGACTGGACGCCGGTTGACGGTGGAGGAAACTCGGTGCCTTATGGGGAAAAGCCGAACCTCTCCCAAATCCGGCAATGGCTGCGGTCCCTTCAGGCGATGGGGTGGGTCGATCTGGGTAGGAACAGAAAGCGGTCATACTGGCGGTGGAGCAACTGTTCGCCTTTTGCGGATCATTTGGTGGAAACCGCGGACAAAGGGTTTGTCAAACCGGATTTTGAAGTGTTGATTCCTTTCACCTTCCCCATGGCCGAACGGTGGCAGCTTGCGCAATTTGCCGATTATGTCGGAGGAGATCGAATGTTGACCTATCTCTTGACAGTGGAATCCGTCCGTCGCGGAAGAGCGCAGGGGATGTCAACCGGGGAAATTCTTTCGGCTCTGGAGCAGATCGGCGATTCTCCTTTGCCCGATAACGTACGGATCGGTGTGGGTCAGTGGGCGGCACAAGCAGGGCGTATCACTTTTCGCACTTGTGTGTTGCTGGAATGTCAGGACGAGCGGTTGGCAGATGAATTGGAACAACATCCGGAAATCGGCCCCAGACTGCAAAAAAGGATCAGTCCCACCGCATTTCAGGTGACAGCAGAGGAAATTGCACAACTGCAGGAGTTGTTGGACGGACAAGGATATCCCTTTTTGCCAGGCTTGCTTGAAGAAACGGAAAAGATGTGGTGGCGTCTGCCGCCTCCGCCATCCCTCGGCTCGGTGGGCAGTCGTTTTTCTGACAGGGCGATGGGGAAGGCGGGACAGCTGGTGGATGCGTACCCGGAGATCAATGAGGCGGTACCTGGCATACAGCATTTGCCTCGGATGTGGACGTCGGGATTGCGTGCGTATCATCGAACCACTGTTTTGGATATGGTCCGAAAAGCGGCAGAATGGGATTTGGAGATGATGGCGACGCGGGAAGGAGCCGAGCCGATCCAATTTTTCCCGAAGCAAGTCGACAATGTCGGCGGACATTGGCTGATCCGGGGGCAAAACCGGCGTGGTGGGGAGGATCACTGGAAACTGGAAGAGCTGTCCGCCGTGCAGATCCTCATTCCGGATGAACTTCGCCGATAG
- a CDS encoding YlbF family regulator, translating into MASLDMTEILLETYRLADQIIESEEVSRYLQLKKQLREDAQVQALIREFQKKKERFEECQRFGHYHPDYHAAKEEAEALQRRMRKHPLIAAYLEAEAVLDQLLHQVSRTIAHSVSESIKVPANDPLDGNTSVKRCGFTF; encoded by the coding sequence ATGGCATCGCTCGATATGACCGAAATTCTACTGGAAACCTATCGTTTGGCTGATCAGATCATTGAATCCGAGGAAGTGTCCCGTTATTTGCAGCTAAAAAAACAACTCCGCGAGGATGCGCAGGTACAAGCGCTGATTCGGGAGTTTCAAAAGAAAAAGGAACGTTTTGAAGAATGCCAGCGGTTCGGGCATTACCATCCCGATTATCATGCGGCCAAAGAAGAAGCCGAAGCGCTTCAACGCCGCATGCGGAAGCATCCGCTGATCGCAGCTTATTTGGAAGCAGAAGCAGTATTGGACCAATTGCTGCATCAAGTGAGCCGGACGATCGCCCATTCGGTATCCGAGTCGATCAAAGTGCCCGCCAATGATCCGCTCGACGGGAACACGTCGGTAAAACGCTGCGGATTCACTTTCTAG